The following proteins are encoded in a genomic region of Candidatus Zymogenus saltonus:
- a CDS encoding PxxKW family cysteine-rich protein, with protein sequence MKCKTVKEGIECVFMTKNGCGFNGGICHTIINECEGCDKIVEFPTGKYCSSAADPASKWVRGLCNLATHVKKEEKTEALKLNPLKASKRAVANI encoded by the coding sequence TTGAAATGTAAAACCGTAAAGGAAGGGATCGAGTGCGTCTTCATGACGAAGAACGGATGCGGATTCAACGGCGGCATATGCCACACCATAATCAACGAGTGCGAGGGATGCGACAAGATCGTCGAGTTTCCCACGGGGAAATATTGCTCTTCCGCCGCAGACCCGGCCTCAAAATGGGTGAGAGGACTCTGCAACCTCGCAACACACGTCAAGAAAGAGGAGAAAACGGAAGCCCTGAAACTCAATCCCCTGAAGGCATCTAAGAGGGCCGTGGCGAATATTTAA
- a CDS encoding tetratricopeptide repeat protein, whose protein sequence is MVKISHSPKILEVFVHTSKSLLAHCTAKLLFGCALSFILLVLLSHPAHSRKGIKIWEEATKALNEKRYEEAIELYTYGIEMYPYDPEIYKALTNRGRALIRIGELDRAEADLKESLSQNNRYAPTINALGELKAARKDWDEALAYYNISMEIDPKNPANYIRRSIAYRNKGQIKKALSDIDEAIRLNPDLAIAYFNRGMLKTDSGDIDGAISDFTKCIEMTPDYLTAYYKRGVAYERKSDYKRAVEDYNTVLKAKPLHFGSLFQRGLIHARYERYDLAIKDLTSAAAVEPRNAAVQYNIGVVMEEIGNYGEAKKYFDKACTLDKAFCE, encoded by the coding sequence GTGGTAAAAATATCTCACTCCCCGAAAATATTGGAGGTCTTTGTGCACACGTCGAAATCTCTTTTGGCTCATTGTACGGCGAAGCTCCTTTTTGGGTGTGCCCTCTCCTTTATACTCCTTGTTTTATTATCACATCCCGCCCATTCCCGCAAGGGGATAAAGATATGGGAGGAGGCCACGAAGGCGCTCAACGAGAAGAGATACGAGGAGGCGATAGAGCTTTACACCTACGGGATCGAGATGTACCCGTATGACCCGGAGATATACAAGGCCCTCACGAACCGAGGGAGGGCGCTGATCAGGATAGGGGAGCTCGACAGGGCCGAGGCGGACCTGAAGGAATCGCTGAGCCAGAATAACAGATACGCCCCCACCATCAACGCGCTGGGGGAGCTCAAGGCCGCCAGGAAGGACTGGGACGAGGCCCTCGCCTATTACAACATCTCTATGGAAATCGACCCGAAAAATCCCGCAAATTACATCAGGCGCTCGATAGCCTACAGGAACAAGGGTCAGATCAAAAAGGCCCTTTCCGATATCGACGAGGCGATCCGCCTCAATCCCGATCTAGCCATAGCGTATTTCAACAGAGGGATGCTCAAGACGGATTCGGGCGACATCGACGGCGCCATCTCCGATTTTACGAAGTGCATAGAGATGACCCCGGACTACCTGACCGCCTATTACAAGCGGGGCGTGGCCTACGAGAGGAAGAGCGATTACAAGAGGGCCGTCGAGGACTACAACACCGTTCTCAAGGCAAAACCCCTTCACTTCGGGTCGCTCTTTCAGCGGGGACTGATCCACGCCAGGTACGAGAGGTACGATCTCGCCATTAAGGACCTGACGTCCGCCGCCGCCGTGGAGCCGAGAAACGCGGCCGTCCAGTACAACATAGGGGTGGTCATGGAGGAGATAGGAAACTACGGGGAGGCGAAGAAATACTTCGACAAGGCCTGCACCCTGGACAAGGCGTTTTGCGAATAA
- a CDS encoding CPBP family intramembrane metalloprotease, whose amino-acid sequence MKKQFPDIILSVLLALLFILLQAVVAVFVKVVFGSQGLMLILGVTVPALVIVLLAASINGTSLKETIHWGAVRGRRVLPIVLMTLSAAVLSSEMENIIADYVLSPETYSKYVEDLSRLFVMDNRADLLLGLVSLTIFGPLMEEALFRGVIYRGIAKNRGKPIAVVTSSILFMLVHVNPAQFPAALALGVLYSAMIARGYSVTDTFFSHSLFNTISAFFFYNIVEFPGMSVNKGAEVVHIPLYLILLALATFTASLLLVFRRFDGRDV is encoded by the coding sequence GTGAAAAAACAATTTCCCGATATAATCCTCTCGGTGCTGCTGGCGCTCCTCTTTATCCTGCTTCAGGCCGTCGTTGCCGTCTTCGTAAAGGTGGTCTTCGGCTCCCAGGGGCTCATGCTGATTTTGGGCGTAACGGTACCCGCCCTTGTCATTGTCTTGCTCGCCGCCAGTATTAACGGCACATCGCTCAAGGAGACGATCCACTGGGGAGCCGTAAGGGGGAGAAGGGTCCTTCCGATCGTCCTCATGACCCTTTCGGCCGCCGTGCTCTCCTCCGAGATGGAAAATATCATCGCCGATTACGTCCTGTCGCCGGAGACCTATTCCAAATATGTGGAGGATTTATCAAGGCTCTTCGTAATGGATAACCGGGCAGACCTCCTCCTCGGCCTGGTATCCCTCACGATCTTCGGGCCGCTGATGGAGGAGGCCCTCTTTCGCGGTGTCATATACCGGGGGATTGCGAAAAACAGGGGCAAGCCGATCGCCGTGGTCACCTCCTCCATCCTCTTTATGCTCGTCCACGTAAATCCGGCCCAGTTTCCCGCCGCGCTCGCGTTGGGTGTCCTCTATTCCGCAATGATCGCAAGGGGGTACAGCGTAACGGACACGTTTTTCTCCCACTCCCTCTTCAACACCATCTCGGCGTTCTTCTTCTACAATATCGTGGAATTTCCGGGGATGTCCGTAAACAAGGGGGCGGAGGTTGTACACATACCACTTTATCTGATACTCTTAGCCCTAGCGACATTTACGGCGTCCCTGTTGCTTGTCTTCAGGAGATTCGACGGGCGGGACGTCTGA